A window from Alkalicoccobacillus plakortidis encodes these proteins:
- the glsA gene encoding glutaminase A, with translation MRCQSNNELEALVEEAKQQTKYGKVADYIPALADADEDKLSVALYYPDGRCYSAGDTAENFTLQSISKVLTLALALMDRGEEYVFDHVGQEPTGDPFNSIAKLETNKPSKPLNPMINAGALAITHMIVGESVEDRLQRLLSFIRKLSGNPSITYNQIIAQSELETGHLNRSLCYFMKQHGVIDEPVEELMDLYTKQCAIEMNCLDLARVGCVLAMDGADPVTGEQIIPWDIARICKTFMVTCGMYNASGEFAIKVGIPAKSGVAGGVMGSLPRKCGIAICGPALDDKGNSIAGIKLLEMMSKKYSLSMF, from the coding sequence ATGAGATGTCAATCAAACAATGAACTAGAGGCGTTAGTTGAGGAAGCAAAGCAGCAGACGAAATATGGGAAGGTTGCAGATTACATACCGGCTCTTGCCGACGCTGATGAAGATAAGCTCTCAGTGGCACTCTATTATCCGGATGGGCGCTGTTATTCAGCAGGCGATACAGCTGAAAATTTCACGTTACAGAGCATCTCGAAGGTGTTAACACTAGCTCTTGCTTTAATGGACCGTGGCGAAGAATATGTATTTGATCATGTCGGTCAAGAGCCAACAGGAGATCCATTTAATTCAATTGCCAAGCTTGAAACAAATAAGCCCTCGAAACCATTAAATCCAATGATTAATGCAGGTGCTTTGGCGATTACACATATGATTGTTGGAGAGAGCGTGGAGGATAGGTTACAACGGTTGCTTTCTTTTATTAGGAAGCTCTCAGGTAATCCATCTATTACATATAATCAAATCATTGCTCAATCTGAACTTGAGACGGGACACCTTAACCGGTCACTTTGTTATTTTATGAAGCAACATGGTGTTATTGATGAACCAGTTGAGGAATTAATGGATTTGTATACGAAGCAATGTGCAATAGAAATGAACTGTTTGGATTTGGCTCGGGTTGGCTGTGTCTTAGCGATGGATGGAGCAGATCCTGTAACAGGTGAACAGATCATTCCATGGGATATTGCTCGCATATGTAAAACGTTTATGGTGACTTGTGGAATGTATAATGCATCAGGAGAGTTTGCGATTAAGGTTGGAATTCCTGCTAAAAGTGGTGTTGCGGGTGGAGTAATGGGCTCCCTTCCGAGGAAATGTGGGATTGCCATATGTGGACCTGCATTAGACGACAAAGGGAACAGCATTGCGGGAATCAAACTGCTGGAAATGATGTCGAAAAAGTATTCATTGAGTATGTTTTAA
- a CDS encoding MFS transporter, giving the protein MVLTKQQKILAFTLTLLTFVMGTSEFVIVGLLSEVAQDLNVSIAAAGTLVSGFAIAYAVGTPLLTGWVSRFPKYPLMLILIGFFILGNVVSALTSSFNVLLTARILTAAASGVLTALAMTIASDTMPAAKRSSVIALIFAGFTIANVLGVPLGTFIGQLGSWHLTFWATAALGLVAFIISLFVLPKLKSSGGSSIKQQLVLFKDPKILIAFFIPTFSIAGTYAIYTYIAPILEGELGIASHSVGLVLLVYGVFSIGSNFLAW; this is encoded by the coding sequence ATGGTATTAACGAAGCAACAAAAGATATTGGCTTTTACTCTAACATTACTTACATTTGTAATGGGAACAAGTGAGTTTGTTATTGTAGGATTATTGTCAGAGGTAGCGCAGGATCTAAATGTAAGTATAGCTGCAGCGGGCACATTAGTTTCTGGATTTGCAATTGCTTATGCGGTGGGTACGCCATTACTTACAGGATGGGTAAGTAGATTTCCAAAATACCCACTTATGTTAATTTTAATTGGTTTCTTTATCTTAGGAAATGTAGTTAGTGCCTTAACTTCTTCATTTAATGTGCTACTAACGGCACGAATTCTTACAGCTGCTGCTAGTGGAGTTCTCACTGCCCTAGCCATGACCATTGCGAGTGATACAATGCCTGCAGCAAAAAGGTCATCTGTCATCGCACTGATCTTTGCTGGATTTACCATTGCTAATGTATTAGGTGTGCCTCTTGGAACGTTTATTGGGCAGCTAGGTTCTTGGCATCTTACGTTTTGGGCCACAGCGGCACTTGGTTTAGTGGCATTTATCATCTCTCTATTTGTTCTGCCAAAGTTAAAATCGAGTGGTGGAAGCTCTATTAAGCAACAGCTTGTTTTATTTAAGGATCCAAAGATCTTAATAGCTTTTTTTATTCCGACGTTTAGTATTGCTGGAACATATGCGATTTACACGTATATTGCCCCGATCTTGGAGGGAGAACTAGGAATCGCCTCTCATTCAGTAGGGCTTGTCTTACTTGTATACGGTGTTTTTTCGATTGGAAGTAACTTCTTGGCTTGGTAA
- a CDS encoding ArsR/SmtB family transcription factor: protein MEIIEVLKALSNEKRLQILQWLKEPEKYFPKQQAHLPKEVHYKGGVCVGDIQEKVQASQSTVSQHLAMMQRAGLLESVRYNQWTYYRRNENTIKKLVQYLDVEL from the coding sequence ATGGAAATTATCGAGGTATTAAAAGCACTTTCCAATGAAAAGAGACTGCAGATTCTGCAATGGCTTAAAGAACCGGAGAAGTATTTTCCAAAACAACAAGCTCATCTTCCAAAGGAGGTTCACTATAAAGGAGGGGTTTGCGTAGGAGATATTCAAGAGAAGGTTCAAGCGTCCCAGTCGACAGTTTCTCAACATTTGGCAATGATGCAACGAGCAGGTTTGCTTGAGTCTGTGCGCTATAATCAGTGGACATACTATAGAAGGAATGAAAACACGATTAAGAAGTTAGTTCAATATTTGGATGTAGAGCTGTAA
- a CDS encoding GDSL-type esterase/lipase family protein, giving the protein MYSYLAIGDSLTTGVGSTNGGFVLPYRSMATERLEQPIYIHQLAKSGLTCEQIVRLASKHRKQIYHANIITITAGGNNFIDALKYMQRTGSMAHLPHTASTVYQCLYTLIHLIEETKKTSTKPYIIRIFNLYNPLLESPELNQLLTTFNRSLYTFEQNRHVRVVDVSSIFDRRNNGYLSRDGVHPNNRGYEQMAVAAYRTGFYPL; this is encoded by the coding sequence ATGTATTCATATCTAGCAATAGGTGATTCACTCACAACGGGTGTTGGCTCAACAAACGGCGGATTTGTTCTACCTTATCGAAGCATGGCTACCGAGAGACTAGAACAACCGATTTACATCCATCAATTAGCAAAAAGCGGATTAACCTGTGAACAAATCGTTCGCTTAGCATCCAAACATAGAAAACAAATCTATCACGCTAATATCATTACCATAACAGCAGGAGGCAATAACTTTATAGATGCCCTAAAATACATGCAACGAACGGGATCAATGGCGCATTTACCACATACCGCGTCAACTGTGTACCAGTGCTTGTATACACTGATACATCTAATTGAGGAGACGAAAAAAACGAGCACAAAACCCTATATCATCCGAATTTTCAACCTGTACAACCCATTACTAGAAAGCCCTGAGCTCAATCAACTTTTAACTACATTTAACCGTAGCTTATATACATTTGAACAGAATCGTCATGTGCGTGTTGTTGATGTTAGCTCTATTTTTGATCGGCGAAACAATGGATATCTATCAAGAGATGGTGTTCATCCAAACAACCGAGGATACGAGCAAATGGCAGTTGCGGCTTATCGGACGGGGTTTTATCCTTTGTGA
- a CDS encoding ATP-dependent DNA ligase, which yields MFKSPMLLQSLPEPPDNDIECITELKHDGHRMIMSRFEGKTRLFTRHRNEVTTMYPELLENEIEEGTMLDGELIALDDEGKPDFEALQLRSRSKKLVDQVPLQFVAFDSLYHQHKRLPRNRCMNAKKKCVSI from the coding sequence ATGTTTAAGTCACCCATGCTGTTACAATCCTTACCGGAACCACCGGATAACGATATAGAGTGCATCACAGAATTAAAGCACGATGGCCATAGAATGATCATGAGCCGCTTTGAAGGAAAAACAAGACTTTTCACCAGGCATCGAAACGAGGTTACAACGATGTACCCGGAACTCCTGGAAAATGAGATTGAAGAGGGAACGATGCTCGATGGCGAACTTATTGCCCTGGACGATGAAGGGAAGCCGGACTTTGAAGCGTTGCAGCTGCGCTCCCGATCAAAGAAATTGGTTGATCAAGTCCCCCTTCAATTTGTGGCGTTTGATAGTCTTTACCACCAGCACAAACGTTTACCTCGAAACCGCTGCATGAACGCAAAGAAAAAGTGTGTTTCTATTTAA
- a CDS encoding phosphotransferase enzyme family protein produces MRLVEIQNITSSYNMKVRNVEALSERATLVSTEENEKFVLKRKQSLKTSESEYKLLKHLNRNNFRAQVPIANQSDESVVTYQNNYYVLYPYISGETFSSTESINNPIVPKLLGSTIASLHDAMSSVSYATDFPTKDLYQIVYGFALKEIEKVDDSEILLSIYQQLEREIKIISDTLPKQLIHRDAHIHNLLFKANQFRGMIDFDLVECNVRILDLCYCATSVLSEVFYQNHLREKWVRFVGELVAEYHQHNPLTPREKSSIWCVMLCIQSIFMAFFSRDQELYTMNKEMFLWIYENRSQLNTDI; encoded by the coding sequence GTGAGGTTAGTAGAGATCCAAAACATTACATCAAGCTATAATATGAAAGTCAGGAATGTCGAAGCCTTATCCGAACGAGCAACTCTTGTTAGTACAGAGGAAAATGAGAAGTTTGTGCTTAAAAGAAAGCAGAGTTTGAAGACATCTGAAAGTGAATACAAACTCTTAAAGCACCTTAATCGCAACAATTTTCGCGCTCAAGTCCCAATCGCAAATCAATCTGATGAGTCTGTAGTCACCTACCAAAACAACTATTATGTTCTATATCCTTATATAAGTGGAGAAACCTTTAGTTCAACAGAAAGTATCAATAATCCTATTGTTCCTAAACTTCTAGGTAGCACGATTGCTTCGTTACACGATGCAATGAGCTCAGTGAGTTATGCTACCGATTTCCCTACCAAAGACTTATATCAAATAGTATACGGATTTGCCTTAAAGGAGATTGAGAAGGTAGACGATTCAGAGATACTATTATCAATCTATCAACAACTTGAGCGAGAAATTAAAATCATTTCGGACACCTTACCAAAGCAACTCATACACCGAGACGCACATATTCACAATCTATTATTTAAAGCTAATCAATTCAGGGGTATGATCGATTTCGATTTAGTAGAATGTAACGTAAGGATACTAGATCTGTGTTATTGTGCTACTAGTGTATTGAGTGAAGTTTTTTATCAGAATCATTTACGTGAAAAGTGGGTAAGGTTTGTTGGTGAGTTAGTAGCTGAATATCATCAACATAATCCTCTTACTCCTAGAGAAAAATCATCGATCTGGTGTGTGATGCTTTGCATTCAGTCTATTTTTATGGCATTTTTTTCAAGGGATCAAGAGCTGTATACCATGAACAAAGAGATGTTTCTTTGGATTTATGAGAATAGAAGTCAATTGAACACTGATATCTAA
- a CDS encoding DUF1349 domain-containing protein, whose product MFKRRLGADFFNDPAGNHIKKSAPFLYTTVSESFELIAQVDVEMITQYDSGCLMLMEDELNWAKLCFEYDGEVPTIVSVVTRDGWSDDCNSVEVVVSKPYLKISKVKNCVSFFYSEDGETWKLIRYFGMKTSEKCKAGIVAQSPIGSGNTVHFTDVVLANPDVKTRF is encoded by the coding sequence ATATTCAAGCGCAGGCTTGGGGCGGATTTCTTTAATGATCCAGCAGGCAATCACATTAAAAAGTCCGCTCCCTTTTTATATACAACGGTGTCTGAATCCTTTGAACTAATTGCTCAAGTTGATGTGGAGATGATTACTCAATACGATTCAGGCTGCTTGATGCTGATGGAGGATGAGCTGAATTGGGCTAAGCTTTGTTTTGAATATGATGGAGAAGTACCAACGATTGTTTCGGTTGTCACAAGAGATGGTTGGTCAGATGATTGTAATTCAGTAGAAGTGGTCGTTTCAAAACCCTATTTAAAAATTAGTAAAGTCAAAAACTGCGTATCCTTTTTCTATTCAGAAGACGGGGAAACATGGAAGTTAATCCGTTATTTTGGGATGAAGACATCGGAAAAATGTAAGGCAGGTATTGTTGCGCAATCGCCAATTGGAAGCGGAAACACTGTGCATTTTACTGATGTTGTTCTTGCTAATCCGGACGTAAAAACTAGATTTTAA
- a CDS encoding histidine kinase N-terminal 7TM domain-containing diguanylate cyclase: protein MSSQLTAYITLFSTSGVINLYLCMYVFLRRHQYTNIAYYFIFYTAAISIYCFGSALGLTSTTLEQLKFWNVILYIGMPISAPLGLLFAMKYLGMKLKAAWVLPLLSISVISFVMVATNDFHHLHYRVFEIDPDLGAPFVIQEIGSWYMIHGIFTFASMFVAFFLMLSRWRETAKVYRAQLLFLLIGQFVPMVTAFIYLLGLTPPGIDPVPMVLWFTSLLYVWSINSTRMFSIMPIAKDAIFNSINDGVIVLDESHRLIEFNQAYKSMFPSIHKSMYGMDFKQVWIGLTGEVFPLKLDSAGITNEVQLKAEEVPYIYQVRISPLQHANNRKGLLLIFTEVTELKRLQLELENRAYYDELTQIYNRRAFFEKCEHEFNVAQQTASPYSIILMDVDYFKKVNDTFGHDVGDQLLKHVVHVCQQQLKEEILFARYGGEEFVIGLNNCTGAEAEAVANQLRLQLESKPLLMNDAAISVTISCGVAETGEGAKETLHQLLKKADQALYAAKRQGRNQVQMYAENAS, encoded by the coding sequence GTGAGTTCACAATTAACCGCTTATATTACGCTATTTAGTACTTCGGGAGTTATTAATCTATATTTGTGTATGTATGTCTTTTTAAGGCGGCATCAATACACAAATATTGCTTACTATTTTATTTTCTATACAGCAGCTATATCCATTTATTGTTTTGGTTCTGCATTAGGTCTGACTTCAACAACCCTTGAACAGCTAAAGTTTTGGAATGTCATTCTTTATATTGGGATGCCTATATCTGCACCACTTGGTTTATTATTTGCAATGAAGTATTTAGGTATGAAGTTAAAGGCAGCGTGGGTTCTGCCTCTTTTGTCGATCTCGGTGATTAGTTTTGTAATGGTCGCAACGAATGATTTCCACCATCTTCATTATCGTGTCTTTGAAATTGACCCTGATTTGGGTGCACCTTTTGTCATTCAAGAAATTGGGTCATGGTATATGATTCATGGCATTTTTACCTTTGCAAGCATGTTTGTCGCATTTTTTCTGATGCTCTCACGTTGGAGGGAAACGGCAAAGGTGTATCGTGCACAGCTGTTATTTTTATTGATTGGTCAATTTGTGCCAATGGTAACGGCTTTTATTTACCTACTAGGTCTGACACCTCCAGGCATTGACCCTGTGCCAATGGTGTTATGGTTCACTTCGCTATTGTATGTATGGTCGATTAATTCAACCAGAATGTTTTCGATTATGCCGATTGCAAAGGATGCGATATTTAACAGTATTAACGATGGTGTTATTGTGTTAGATGAGTCGCATCGATTAATTGAGTTTAATCAAGCGTATAAGAGCATGTTTCCCTCCATACATAAGTCGATGTATGGAATGGACTTCAAACAAGTATGGATAGGACTTACTGGAGAGGTCTTTCCACTTAAGTTGGATTCAGCTGGGATAACCAATGAAGTGCAATTAAAAGCTGAAGAAGTCCCCTACATTTATCAGGTGCGTATTTCACCACTGCAGCATGCGAATAATCGTAAGGGGTTGCTTTTAATTTTCACTGAGGTGACAGAGTTAAAAAGACTTCAGCTAGAGCTTGAGAATCGTGCTTATTATGATGAATTAACACAAATCTATAATCGTAGAGCTTTTTTCGAAAAATGTGAGCATGAATTTAATGTAGCGCAGCAGACCGCAAGTCCGTATTCTATTATCTTAATGGATGTTGATTATTTTAAAAAAGTGAATGATACCTTTGGGCATGATGTGGGCGACCAATTGCTGAAGCATGTGGTACATGTATGCCAACAACAATTAAAAGAAGAGATCCTGTTTGCGCGATATGGTGGAGAAGAATTTGTCATTGGACTAAATAACTGCACCGGAGCAGAAGCAGAGGCAGTCGCTAATCAGCTACGACTTCAATTGGAATCTAAGCCACTATTAATGAATGATGCGGCCATCTCGGTAACCATTAGTTGTGGAGTAGCTGAAACAGGTGAGGGTGCGAAGGAAACCTTGCATCAGCTCTTAAAAAAGGCCGATCAAGCATTATATGCAGCTAAGAGACAAGGCCGAAATCAAGTACAAATGTACGCAGAGAATGCCAGTTGA
- a CDS encoding MazG-like family protein — translation MEELLTRIKELSAKEKKTLEQMVLKLSEEVGETSQALLSYKGAPGSEYKKLGKADVEEECVDVMIVALSLFYKLNQDEGALEHYLKMKVVKWSSVMT, via the coding sequence ATGGAAGAATTATTAACGAGAATAAAAGAATTAAGTGCAAAAGAAAAGAAAACATTAGAGCAAATGGTCCTTAAATTATCAGAAGAAGTTGGTGAAACTTCACAAGCTCTGCTTTCTTATAAAGGAGCTCCAGGAAGCGAATATAAAAAGTTAGGGAAAGCTGATGTAGAAGAAGAGTGTGTGGATGTCATGATTGTAGCTCTTTCACTTTTTTATAAATTAAATCAAGATGAAGGTGCATTAGAACATTACTTGAAGATGAAGGTAGTTAAGTGGAGTTCTGTCATGACATAA
- a CDS encoding TetR/AcrR family transcriptional regulator encodes MNEKIDRRKKYTRMVLKDSLIHLLKEKAISSVTVKELCLLADINRSTFYGHYTDQYDLLDKISEEVVEDMYQTLSQYNFNKEEEALQMTEKILEYVADKSDLCQVLLSENVDSTFKKQVMELTQDIIMKEWIEDFHMQGKVSAYLPLLVVSGSIDAIESWLVNGQKESPKEMAILIHHFTNYGLMGFVHREREKEQ; translated from the coding sequence GTGAACGAAAAAATAGACAGACGAAAAAAATACACACGTATGGTATTGAAGGATTCACTCATTCATTTACTAAAAGAAAAAGCAATCTCTTCTGTAACGGTTAAGGAGCTCTGTCTTTTGGCTGATATCAATCGATCAACCTTTTATGGACACTATACTGATCAATACGATCTTCTGGATAAAATAAGTGAAGAGGTCGTTGAAGATATGTACCAAACGTTAAGTCAGTATAATTTCAATAAAGAAGAAGAAGCCTTACAAATGACTGAAAAGATACTAGAATATGTTGCCGATAAAAGTGATCTCTGTCAGGTGCTTTTAAGTGAGAATGTAGATTCAACCTTTAAGAAGCAGGTTATGGAGTTGACCCAGGATATTATAATGAAAGAGTGGATTGAGGACTTTCATATGCAAGGCAAGGTATCAGCATACCTACCACTACTTGTTGTGAGTGGAAGCATAGATGCGATCGAGAGCTGGCTTGTGAATGGACAAAAAGAATCACCTAAGGAAATGGCCATTCTCATTCATCACTTCACCAACTATGGATTAATGGGTTTTGTGCATAGAGAAAGAGAAAAGGAACAATAA
- a CDS encoding YhgE/Pip domain-containing protein, protein MKRLQYMTFATVLVLQPALFASIASAEEETTTGSISSKDEVVYANLNNSGQVNELYIVNALEVNNEGKIIDYGSYDKVLNLTTLADINQTDSNEVEVEAPEGTFYYQGNLSNQTQLPWDFTISYSLNGESLNAEELIGEDGAFELEIDVTQNEEIDPAFFENYLLQISIPLDSSIFSGIEAPEATIANAGQNKQLAFTVMPEEEASYKITADVTNFEMEGIEISALPSSFAIDTPDTEELTGEFDSLTGAISDLNAGLGEVKNGIDELSSGLGQLEDGSASYKNGVSDAANGGTELVAASSDIQSGLLEISEGLNNSDIDMDIGLDEDLFEALDQFSNGMSELGDGIDELNTHYQQAYGALKEAINEIPDHDISEEEIEQLYMDNPESEAIQQLVETYAAAQKAKGTFTAVQEGFEAVQPALEEISSSTTQLEEGLDTFSSSVQEAIQEIDPGEGLNELSNGIKELATQYGSFHNGLKDYTNGVSQLSEGYEDLHSGISRSADGSGELSGGLSEIRDGMSELETATSEIPEQMQQEIDEMISQYDKSDFEAVSFVSEDNNDVIKNVQFVIQTESIKPPEETEETTETEDEPSIWQRFLQLFGLD, encoded by the coding sequence ATGAAAAGACTACAATACATGACGTTTGCCACTGTTCTTGTTCTTCAACCAGCTTTGTTTGCTTCAATTGCCTCTGCTGAAGAAGAGACAACAACAGGCTCGATTTCATCAAAAGATGAAGTGGTCTATGCCAACTTAAACAACAGCGGTCAAGTGAATGAACTATACATTGTAAATGCGCTCGAAGTAAATAATGAAGGAAAAATCATTGATTATGGCTCCTATGATAAAGTATTAAACTTAACGACATTAGCAGACATCAACCAAACAGACTCAAACGAGGTAGAAGTAGAGGCCCCTGAAGGAACCTTTTATTATCAAGGAAACCTTTCGAACCAAACCCAACTTCCGTGGGATTTCACCATTTCTTACTCACTCAATGGTGAAAGTCTTAATGCTGAGGAGCTTATAGGCGAAGACGGAGCTTTCGAGCTTGAGATAGATGTGACTCAAAACGAAGAGATTGACCCTGCTTTCTTTGAAAATTACTTGCTTCAGATATCGATCCCGTTGGATAGTAGTATCTTCTCCGGAATTGAAGCGCCTGAAGCAACGATTGCCAATGCAGGACAAAATAAGCAGTTAGCCTTTACTGTCATGCCTGAGGAAGAGGCTTCATATAAAATCACAGCTGATGTTACAAATTTTGAGATGGAAGGCATTGAAATCTCTGCTCTACCTTCCTCCTTTGCTATTGATACACCTGATACCGAAGAGTTAACTGGAGAATTTGATTCCTTAACTGGAGCTATCTCTGACTTAAACGCCGGGCTTGGAGAAGTGAAAAATGGAATAGACGAATTATCTTCTGGCTTAGGTCAGCTTGAGGATGGATCAGCTAGCTACAAAAATGGTGTGAGCGATGCAGCTAACGGTGGAACAGAACTAGTTGCAGCCTCTAGTGACATCCAATCTGGTTTACTTGAGATAAGTGAAGGACTAAATAACAGCGACATTGATATGGACATCGGTCTAGATGAAGACCTTTTTGAGGCACTTGACCAATTTTCAAATGGCATGTCCGAGCTTGGTGACGGGATAGACGAACTTAATACCCACTATCAACAGGCTTATGGAGCCCTAAAAGAAGCAATAAATGAGATTCCAGACCATGATATAAGCGAAGAAGAGATTGAACAGCTTTATATGGATAATCCAGAATCAGAAGCGATCCAACAGCTTGTAGAAACTTATGCAGCTGCACAAAAAGCCAAAGGAACCTTCACTGCTGTACAAGAAGGCTTTGAAGCTGTGCAGCCTGCCTTAGAAGAGATTAGCTCCTCTACAACACAATTAGAGGAAGGGCTCGACACCTTCTCCTCATCTGTACAAGAGGCCATTCAAGAGATTGATCCTGGTGAAGGGCTCAACGAATTAAGCAATGGAATTAAAGAGCTTGCTACTCAATACGGTAGCTTTCACAATGGGCTTAAGGACTACACAAACGGAGTAAGCCAACTGTCAGAAGGGTACGAGGATCTACATTCAGGTATTAGTCGTTCTGCAGATGGATCAGGAGAATTATCAGGAGGCTTATCAGAGATTCGTGATGGTATGAGTGAATTAGAGACGGCTACTTCAGAAATTCCTGAACAGATGCAGCAAGAAATTGATGAGATGATCTCACAATATGATAAATCAGATTTTGAAGCCGTATCATTTGTCTCAGAAGACAATAATGATGTCATTAAAAATGTTCAATTTGTGATTCAGACAGAAAGTATTAAGCCCCCTGAAGAGACAGAAGAAACCACCGAAACAGAAGACGAACCAAGCATTTGGCAACGATTTTTACAATTGTTTGGCTTGGATTAA
- a CDS encoding nucleoside 2-deoxyribosyltransferase produces MRFYIASSLKNIDFVRELASLLKKEGFEFTYDWTEVEGVKSIELISAIGENEKEAVKKSDFVVLLLPGGKSSHVELGIGLGLDKRVYVYSSTEESYNMDQTSTFYYVKGVDRYVGSIEGFAEYLLKKETEFM; encoded by the coding sequence ATGAGGTTCTATATTGCGTCTAGTTTAAAAAATATCGACTTTGTTCGAGAGCTTGCGAGCTTGCTGAAAAAAGAAGGGTTTGAATTTACGTATGACTGGACTGAAGTAGAAGGGGTAAAGTCCATTGAATTGATATCAGCCATTGGAGAGAATGAGAAAGAAGCAGTTAAAAAATCTGATTTTGTGGTCCTTCTGCTTCCTGGTGGAAAGAGCAGTCATGTGGAACTAGGTATAGGTCTTGGACTCGACAAGCGAGTATATGTCTATTCTTCTACTGAGGAAAGCTATAATATGGATCAAACGAGTACCTTTTATTATGTTAAAGGTGTAGATCGATATGTGGGAAGTATAGAAGGTTTTGCAGAATATCTATTGAAAAAGGAAACGGAATTCATGTAG